In Carya illinoinensis cultivar Pawnee chromosome 16, C.illinoinensisPawnee_v1, whole genome shotgun sequence, a single window of DNA contains:
- the LOC122298396 gene encoding uncharacterized protein LOC122298396 isoform X2: MASTVAVSSVGARLLHLPRILAPFTTRLRPTYSSSKMGFNPMHLGTTLLARKLVVRAARTESKGASLGSKAPHFELPEPLTGKVWKLDDFEPYPALLVMFVCNHCPFVKHLKKAIVKLTNFYMKKGLAVVAISSNSIATHPQDGPQFMAEEAKLLNYPFPYLYDEDGRRPFELVYHGQFDDSRPSNNVPVSGRDLSRAIDCVLSSQPIPSVQKPSVGCSIKWHPETTL, translated from the exons ATGGCCTCGACCGTTGCGGTGTCGTCGGTGGGTGCACGGTTACTGCATCTACCGCGCATACTAGCACCGTTCACTACTCGACTCAGACCGACATACTCCTCCTCTAAAATGGGTTTTAACCCGATGCATCTCGGGACCACTCTACTAGCAAGAAAGCTTGTAGTTCGAGCTGCTAGAACTGAGTCCAAAGGGGCATCCTTAGGTTCCAAAGCTCCCCATTTTGAG CTTCCAGAGCCACTTACCGGGAAAGTGTGGAAACTAGACGATTTTGAACCATATCCTGCTTTGCTG GTTATGTTTGTTTGCAACCACTGCCCATTTGTTAAACACTTGAAGAAAGCTATTGTGAAGCTGACAAATTTTTACATGAAG AAAGGACTTGCAGTGGTTGCAATATCTTCAAATTCCATAGCTACTCACCCACAG GATGGACCACAATTCATGGCAGAAGAAGCCAAGCTACTTAACTATCCTTTCCCATATTTATACGATGAG GATGGTCGGAGGCCGTTTGAACTGGTATATCATGGTCAATTTGATGACTCCCGACCCAGTAATAATGTACCTGTTAGTGGAAG GGACTTGAGCAGGGCAATAGATTGTGTTCTCAGCAGCCAACCAATACCATCAGTTCAGAAACCTAG TGTTGGATGCAGCATAAAGTGGCATCCTGAGACAACTCTGTAA
- the LOC122298396 gene encoding uncharacterized protein LOC122298396 isoform X1 codes for MASTVAVSSVGARLLHLPRILAPFTTRLRPTYSSSKMGFNPMHLGTTLLARKLVVRAARTESKGASLGSKAPHFELPEPLTGKVWKLDDFEPYPALLVMFVCNHCPFVKHLKKAIVKLTNFYMKKGLAVVAISSNSIATHPQDGPQFMAEEAKLLNYPFPYLYDESQDVAREFGAVCTPEFFLFKKDGRRPFELVYHGQFDDSRPSNNVPVSGRDLSRAIDCVLSSQPIPSVQKPSVGCSIKWHPETTL; via the exons ATGGCCTCGACCGTTGCGGTGTCGTCGGTGGGTGCACGGTTACTGCATCTACCGCGCATACTAGCACCGTTCACTACTCGACTCAGACCGACATACTCCTCCTCTAAAATGGGTTTTAACCCGATGCATCTCGGGACCACTCTACTAGCAAGAAAGCTTGTAGTTCGAGCTGCTAGAACTGAGTCCAAAGGGGCATCCTTAGGTTCCAAAGCTCCCCATTTTGAG CTTCCAGAGCCACTTACCGGGAAAGTGTGGAAACTAGACGATTTTGAACCATATCCTGCTTTGCTG GTTATGTTTGTTTGCAACCACTGCCCATTTGTTAAACACTTGAAGAAAGCTATTGTGAAGCTGACAAATTTTTACATGAAG AAAGGACTTGCAGTGGTTGCAATATCTTCAAATTCCATAGCTACTCACCCACAG GATGGACCACAATTCATGGCAGAAGAAGCCAAGCTACTTAACTATCCTTTCCCATATTTATACGATGAG TCGCAGGATGTTGCACGAGAATTTGGAGCAGTTTGCACACCAGAGTTTTTCCTATTTAAAAAG GATGGTCGGAGGCCGTTTGAACTGGTATATCATGGTCAATTTGATGACTCCCGACCCAGTAATAATGTACCTGTTAGTGGAAG GGACTTGAGCAGGGCAATAGATTGTGTTCTCAGCAGCCAACCAATACCATCAGTTCAGAAACCTAG TGTTGGATGCAGCATAAAGTGGCATCCTGAGACAACTCTGTAA